In a genomic window of Pseudomonas mohnii:
- a CDS encoding ureidoglycolate lyase: MKLLRYGEKGSEKPGLLDADNRLRDLSGHVPDIAGQVLYPDSLAALAAIDPLSLPLVEGQPRIGACVGQVGKFICIGLNYADHAAESNMEVPKEPIIFSKWTSAIGGPNDNIEIPRGSLKTDWEVELGVVIGKGGRYIDEANAMEHVAGYCVINDVSEREWQLERGGTWDKGKGFDTFGPLGPWLVTRDEVADPHVLDLWLEVDGHRYQQGNTRTLIFTVPQLIAYLSRCMSLQPGDVISTGTPPGVGLGIKPAPVFLRPGQTIRLGITGLGEQHQVTVQAD, translated from the coding sequence ATGAAACTGTTGCGTTATGGCGAAAAAGGTTCGGAGAAACCCGGCCTGCTGGATGCCGACAATCGGCTCCGCGACCTCTCGGGTCATGTGCCGGATATCGCCGGACAGGTCCTGTACCCGGACAGCCTGGCGGCGCTTGCGGCCATCGACCCGCTGAGCTTGCCCCTCGTTGAAGGGCAGCCACGGATCGGTGCCTGTGTCGGGCAGGTCGGTAAATTTATCTGCATCGGTTTGAACTACGCCGACCATGCGGCCGAGTCGAACATGGAAGTGCCGAAAGAGCCGATCATCTTCAGCAAATGGACCAGTGCCATCGGCGGCCCCAATGACAACATCGAGATCCCTCGCGGCTCGCTCAAGACCGATTGGGAAGTCGAACTCGGGGTGGTCATCGGCAAAGGCGGGCGCTACATCGACGAGGCGAACGCCATGGAGCACGTCGCCGGTTATTGCGTCATCAACGACGTGTCGGAACGAGAGTGGCAACTGGAGCGCGGCGGCACCTGGGACAAGGGCAAAGGCTTCGACACCTTCGGCCCGCTCGGCCCGTGGCTGGTGACCCGCGATGAAGTCGCCGATCCCCATGTGCTGGACCTGTGGCTGGAGGTCGACGGCCACCGCTACCAGCAAGGCAATACGCGGACATTGATCTTCACTGTGCCACAGCTGATCGCCTACCTCAGTCGTTGCATGAGCCTGCAACCTGGCGATGTGATTTCCACCGGCACGCCGCCTGGCGTGGGCCTGGGGATCAAGCCTGCCCCTGTCTTCCTGCGCCCCGGCCAGACCATTCGCCTGGGAATTACCGGCCTGGGTGAGCAGCACCAGGTCACCGTGCAGGCGGATTGA
- a CDS encoding aldehyde dehydrogenase family protein, with protein MRDQLYINGEWVSPDLGGYLEVVDPATEHVFHRVAAGTEEDVDHAVRAARRAFDNGWSQTTGAERAQWLEALGDELENGQSALAELEVRDNGKPLPEAQWDIGDAIGCFRYYAGLARELDERQDQPLALPDARFRCRIRHEPIGVAGQIIPWNYPLLMAAWKVAPALAAGATVVLKPSELTPLTALELAAAADRIGLPAGVLNVVTGLGAEAGSPLTEHPGVDKLAFTGSVPTGAKIMSAAARDIKNISLELGGKSAFIVFDDADVEAAVEWILFGIFWNQGQVCSATSRLLVQDGIAPRLIERLVEETRKITIGPGLEPGVLLGPLVSQGQYDKVLGFIDQGLASGARLLTGGRRPAHLPQGYFIEPAIFDEPGTSSILWREEVFGPVLCIKRFNTEEQAVQMANASRFGLAAAVMSADLQRSARVANQLRAGIVWVNCSQPTFVEAPWGGMKHSGIGRELGEWGLHNYLEVKQVTEYVSEQPWGWYLK; from the coding sequence ATGCGTGATCAGCTATACATCAACGGCGAGTGGGTCAGCCCGGACCTGGGCGGCTATCTGGAGGTCGTCGACCCGGCCACCGAACACGTTTTCCACCGTGTGGCGGCCGGCACCGAAGAGGACGTCGACCATGCCGTGCGCGCCGCCAGGCGCGCCTTCGACAATGGCTGGAGCCAAACCACCGGCGCCGAGCGCGCGCAGTGGCTGGAGGCCCTGGGCGATGAACTGGAAAACGGCCAGTCCGCGCTGGCGGAACTGGAGGTGCGCGACAACGGCAAACCATTGCCCGAAGCGCAGTGGGACATCGGCGATGCGATTGGCTGTTTTCGCTATTACGCCGGTCTGGCCCGTGAACTCGACGAACGACAGGACCAGCCACTGGCCCTGCCGGACGCCCGTTTTCGCTGCCGTATCCGCCACGAACCGATTGGCGTGGCCGGGCAGATCATCCCGTGGAACTACCCGCTGCTGATGGCCGCCTGGAAAGTAGCTCCAGCCCTGGCGGCGGGCGCCACGGTGGTATTGAAGCCGTCCGAGCTGACGCCATTGACAGCGCTGGAGCTGGCCGCCGCCGCTGACCGCATCGGCCTGCCGGCGGGCGTGCTCAACGTGGTCACCGGGCTCGGCGCCGAGGCTGGCAGCCCGCTGACCGAGCACCCCGGCGTGGACAAACTGGCCTTCACCGGCAGCGTGCCCACCGGCGCGAAAATCATGTCGGCCGCGGCCCGTGACATCAAGAACATCAGCCTCGAACTGGGCGGCAAGTCGGCGTTCATCGTGTTCGACGACGCGGATGTCGAAGCTGCCGTGGAGTGGATTCTGTTCGGGATTTTCTGGAACCAGGGCCAGGTGTGCAGCGCCACCTCGCGCCTGTTGGTGCAGGACGGCATCGCCCCAAGGCTGATCGAACGCCTGGTGGAAGAAACCCGCAAGATCACCATCGGCCCGGGCCTAGAGCCCGGCGTGCTGCTGGGGCCACTGGTCAGCCAGGGCCAGTACGACAAGGTGCTCGGTTTTATCGATCAGGGCCTGGCCAGCGGTGCGCGCCTGCTCACCGGAGGACGCCGGCCGGCGCATTTACCCCAGGGCTATTTCATCGAGCCGGCGATCTTCGACGAACCGGGAACCAGCAGCATTCTCTGGCGCGAAGAAGTCTTCGGCCCGGTGCTGTGCATCAAGCGCTTCAACACCGAAGAACAAGCCGTGCAAATGGCCAACGCCAGCCGCTTCGGCCTCGCCGCGGCGGTGATGAGCGCTGACTTGCAACGCAGCGCACGGGTGGCCAACCAGTTGCGCGCCGGGATTGTCTGGGTCAACTGCTCGCAACCGACCTTCGTCGAAGCGCCGTGGGGCGGCATGAAACACAGCGGGATCGGCCGTGAGCTGGGGGAATGGGGCCTGCACAATTATCTGGAGGTCAAGCAGGTCACCGAGTACGTCAGCGAGCAACCCTGGGGCTGGTATTTGAAGTAA
- a CDS encoding SDR family oxidoreductase, protein MNMQHKRVLVTAAGQGIGMASAIAFARAGAEVFASDIDIRALEGVEGITALTLDVTSASAISQASERIGGLDVLFNCAGYVHSGNILECDEAAWARSMDINVTAMYRMIRTFLPGMLARGGGSIINMSSVVSSIKGVPNRFAYAASKAAVVGLTKAVAADFIGQGIRCNAICPGTVESPSLRQRISAQAAQQGVDETRVYQQFLDRQPMGRIGSPEEIARLALYLGSDASSYTTGGVHVIDGGMSI, encoded by the coding sequence ATGAACATGCAACACAAGCGGGTGCTGGTCACGGCGGCCGGGCAGGGCATCGGCATGGCCAGCGCCATCGCCTTTGCCCGGGCCGGTGCCGAGGTGTTTGCCAGTGATATCGATATCCGCGCGCTGGAGGGCGTCGAAGGCATCACCGCCCTCACGCTGGACGTGACGTCGGCGAGCGCCATCAGCCAGGCCAGTGAACGTATCGGTGGCCTGGATGTGCTGTTCAACTGCGCTGGCTACGTGCACAGCGGCAACATCCTCGAGTGCGACGAAGCGGCCTGGGCGCGTTCGATGGACATCAATGTCACCGCCATGTACCGGATGATCCGCACGTTTCTGCCGGGCATGCTGGCGCGTGGCGGCGGCTCGATCATCAACATGTCGTCGGTGGTGTCCAGCATCAAGGGCGTGCCCAACCGGTTCGCCTATGCTGCCAGCAAGGCGGCGGTGGTGGGGCTGACCAAGGCCGTCGCGGCGGACTTCATCGGCCAGGGCATTCGCTGCAACGCGATCTGCCCCGGCACCGTGGAGTCTCCGTCGTTGCGCCAGCGTATCTCGGCCCAGGCGGCACAACAGGGCGTCGACGAAACCCGGGTCTACCAGCAATTCCTCGACCGCCAGCCGATGGGGCGTATCGGTAGCCCCGAGGAAATTGCCCGATTGGCCCTGTACCTGGGCAGCGACGCTTCCAGCTACACCACCGGTGGTGTGCATGTCATCGATGGCGGCATGAGCATCTGA
- a CDS encoding ABC transporter substrate-binding protein produces MDQKTFIKTLRSWQNGSISRRDFLGRTGLGIAAAVVATHMPGLLTSTAEAAEQGKLGDRLSLATWPNYHSQENLDAFAKTTGARVSMSVFGSNEEMLAKLQAGGSGWDVLVPTNYTISTYVGLGLIEPLDLSRIPNFDASAFQQKFMAQGTVDGKVYAVPKNWGTTGMLYDTGKLKNGPTSWKEFWAAAQGPASGRTMVHDYQLTAIGNALKSFGYSFNSLDPKELADAEKLLIEVKPHLFAINSDIQPSMRSGDAWLAMSWTGDASQLHRDNAQMQFELGKEGGELWSDFFAIPKNSEHKDAAYAFINYLLDPQHNKLEVLSHGYPSGDKRVDALLPTAMLSDPIMYPAAEALSPLEFGAAATLTSPARAELMARFKSA; encoded by the coding sequence ATGGACCAGAAGACCTTTATCAAAACCTTGCGCAGCTGGCAGAACGGCTCGATCAGTCGCCGCGACTTTCTTGGCCGCACCGGCCTCGGGATCGCCGCGGCGGTGGTCGCGACCCATATGCCCGGCCTGCTGACCTCCACGGCCGAGGCCGCCGAACAAGGCAAACTGGGCGATCGCCTGTCGCTGGCGACCTGGCCGAACTACCACAGTCAGGAAAACCTCGACGCGTTCGCCAAAACCACGGGTGCGCGGGTATCGATGAGCGTGTTCGGCTCCAACGAAGAAATGCTCGCCAAGTTGCAGGCCGGCGGCAGTGGCTGGGACGTGCTGGTGCCGACCAACTACACCATCAGCACCTACGTCGGCCTGGGCTTGATCGAACCCCTGGACCTGTCGCGCATTCCCAATTTCGATGCCTCGGCGTTCCAGCAGAAGTTCATGGCACAGGGCACAGTCGACGGCAAGGTGTATGCGGTGCCGAAGAACTGGGGCACCACCGGCATGCTCTACGACACCGGCAAGCTGAAGAACGGCCCAACCAGCTGGAAAGAATTCTGGGCCGCCGCCCAGGGGCCTGCCAGTGGCCGCACCATGGTCCACGACTATCAACTCACTGCCATCGGCAACGCCCTGAAAAGCTTCGGCTACAGCTTCAACTCCCTGGACCCGAAAGAACTGGCCGATGCCGAAAAGCTGCTGATTGAAGTCAAGCCGCACCTGTTCGCCATCAACTCCGATATCCAGCCGTCGATGCGCAGCGGCGATGCCTGGCTGGCCATGTCGTGGACCGGTGACGCCTCGCAACTGCATCGCGACAACGCGCAGATGCAGTTCGAGCTGGGCAAGGAAGGCGGCGAGCTGTGGAGCGACTTCTTCGCCATTCCGAAAAACTCAGAGCACAAGGATGCCGCCTACGCCTTCATCAACTACCTGCTCGATCCGCAGCACAACAAGCTCGAAGTGCTGAGCCACGGCTACCCGAGCGGTGACAAGCGGGTCGATGCCCTGCTGCCGACGGCCATGCTCAGTGATCCGATCATGTACCCGGCCGCCGAAGCCCTCAGCCCACTGGAGTTCGGTGCGGCGGCGACGCTCACCAGCCCGGCCCGCGCCGAACTGATGGCCCGTTTCAAATCCGCCTGA
- the parS gene encoding type II RES/Xre toxin-antitoxin system antitoxin: MSAKKKDDAADEAVKNAGRSTSIQLGQLEATASFMRRKKPAVTTTATDHPPRMVAILLSGNVGDDRMEIYRAVRNGFPLQSVLNMIENSEVYKQRGVLSKIVGASDRTLARRLKTPNEILTSEQSTRALNYAEVLEKATEVLGSRELAEQWMVKPARGLDGEIPIDLISNSVGYELVTDFLTRIEYGVY, translated from the coding sequence ATGAGCGCCAAGAAAAAAGATGATGCAGCTGATGAGGCTGTCAAAAATGCCGGTCGCTCCACGAGTATTCAACTGGGCCAGCTTGAAGCAACCGCCAGTTTTATGCGCCGCAAGAAGCCTGCGGTGACCACTACTGCGACAGATCACCCGCCACGCATGGTCGCGATCTTGCTCTCCGGGAATGTGGGTGATGATCGTATGGAGATTTACCGAGCGGTAAGAAACGGTTTTCCGTTGCAGTCAGTGCTCAACATGATCGAAAACAGCGAGGTGTATAAGCAACGCGGCGTGCTGTCGAAAATCGTTGGCGCTTCTGATCGCACGCTGGCGCGGCGGCTGAAAACGCCCAATGAAATCTTGACCTCGGAGCAAAGCACGCGCGCGCTTAACTATGCCGAAGTCTTGGAAAAAGCCACGGAGGTGCTGGGCTCGCGCGAGCTGGCCGAGCAATGGATGGTCAAACCTGCTCGTGGCCTGGACGGTGAAATACCCATCGATTTGATTTCTAACTCGGTGGGCTATGAGTTGGTGACTGATTTTCTGACGCGCATCGAATATGGGGTCTATTGA
- a CDS encoding ABC transporter permease, with protein MWLRSYSTSLYLFLYAPIALIILFSFNAGRSGLAFECCSVQWFGRAFDNPFIMEALGHSAFIAFCSAVLATLFGTLAVFGLQRAGRKVRLLFDALTYCAIIVPGIVIGISTLIAFISLFDLINPLLASWMPSAPRLNMGFFTVIAAHSLFTMALVMVIVRSRVDSLDKALLEASADLYAPPMQTFWRVTLPQISPAIMAGFLLAFTFSFDDFIIAFFVAGSETTLPIYIFSSIRRGVTPEINAISTVIICVSLALLFTSRSLQNRQTGVQESHHA; from the coding sequence ATGTGGCTGCGCAGCTATTCGACTTCGCTGTACCTGTTTCTCTACGCGCCGATCGCCCTGATCATCCTGTTCAGCTTCAACGCCGGGCGCAGTGGCCTGGCCTTCGAGTGCTGCTCGGTGCAATGGTTTGGCCGCGCCTTCGACAACCCGTTCATCATGGAAGCCCTCGGTCACAGCGCCTTCATTGCCTTCTGTTCGGCGGTGCTGGCGACGCTGTTCGGCACCCTCGCGGTGTTCGGTCTGCAGCGTGCCGGACGCAAGGTTCGCCTGCTGTTCGATGCCCTGACCTACTGCGCGATCATTGTCCCGGGCATCGTCATCGGCATCTCGACCCTGATTGCCTTCATCAGCCTGTTCGACCTGATCAACCCGCTGCTGGCGAGCTGGATGCCCAGCGCGCCTCGATTGAACATGGGGTTCTTCACCGTGATCGCCGCGCACTCGCTGTTCACCATGGCGCTGGTGATGGTGATTGTGCGCAGCCGTGTCGACTCGCTGGACAAGGCGTTGCTGGAAGCCTCGGCCGACCTGTACGCCCCGCCCATGCAAACCTTCTGGCGGGTGACCCTGCCGCAGATCAGCCCCGCGATCATGGCCGGGTTCCTGCTGGCGTTCACCTTCAGCTTCGACGACTTCATCATCGCCTTCTTCGTCGCCGGTTCCGAGACGACCTTGCCGATCTACATTTTTTCATCCATCCGCCGCGGTGTGACGCCAGAGATCAACGCGATCTCGACGGTGATCATCTGCGTGTCGCTGGCACTGTTATTCACTTCCCGCTCTCTGCAAAACCGCCAGACCGGCGTTCAGGAGTCGCACCATGCGTGA
- a CDS encoding ABC transporter ATP-binding protein — MNDNPPSDIEFCNVVKRYGQVQAVSGLNFAVRRGSFHSFLGGSGCGKTTTLRMIAGFEQPTSGEVRLAGRNVAGVPAFERPVNMVFQHYALFPHLTVAQNIAYGLRYRTPRPDKKQQLRMADEALEMVRLSGFGQRKPSELSGGQQQRVALARALVNKPTVLLLDEPLAALDRKLRKEMQSELLRLQREVGITFVLVTHDQEEALSMSDSISVMHNGSIIQTATPEQLYEAPASRYVADFIGESNLFNGTVRHLNGRSVVLRTEQGLELTSPLTPTGKALSANADGCIAVRPELISIAGASADMAREVTLQGCVEDRIYLGNTTEYRVRTQAFGVVCVRVPRQQDHGANAFEHGAAVRVGWDHANGLAMAL; from the coding sequence GTGAACGACAACCCGCCAAGCGATATCGAATTCTGCAACGTGGTCAAACGCTATGGCCAGGTACAGGCTGTCAGTGGTTTGAATTTCGCCGTGCGGCGCGGTTCGTTCCATTCTTTCCTGGGCGGCTCGGGCTGTGGCAAAACCACCACCCTGCGCATGATCGCCGGGTTCGAACAGCCCACCAGCGGTGAAGTGCGCCTGGCGGGCAGGAACGTTGCCGGCGTTCCGGCCTTCGAGCGGCCGGTGAACATGGTGTTCCAGCATTACGCGCTGTTCCCGCACCTGACCGTGGCACAGAACATCGCCTATGGCCTGCGCTATCGCACCCCGCGTCCCGACAAAAAACAACAGCTGCGCATGGCCGATGAAGCCCTGGAAATGGTGCGCCTCAGCGGCTTCGGCCAGCGCAAACCGAGTGAGCTTTCCGGCGGCCAACAACAGCGCGTGGCCCTGGCCCGGGCGCTGGTCAACAAGCCCACCGTGCTGCTGCTCGATGAGCCGCTGGCGGCACTGGACCGCAAGTTGCGCAAGGAGATGCAGTCGGAATTGCTGCGCCTGCAACGTGAGGTCGGCATCACCTTCGTGCTGGTCACTCACGACCAGGAAGAAGCGCTGTCCATGAGCGACAGCATCAGCGTGATGCACAACGGCTCGATCATCCAGACCGCCACCCCGGAACAATTGTACGAAGCTCCGGCCAGCCGATACGTGGCTGACTTCATCGGTGAGTCCAACCTGTTCAACGGCACCGTCCGCCATCTGAATGGCCGTTCGGTGGTCCTGCGCACCGAGCAGGGACTGGAACTGACCAGCCCGCTCACGCCCACCGGCAAGGCCCTGAGCGCGAACGCCGACGGCTGCATCGCCGTGCGCCCTGAACTAATCAGCATTGCCGGTGCCAGCGCCGACATGGCGCGGGAAGTGACCCTGCAAGGCTGCGTCGAGGACCGGATCTACCTGGGCAACACCACCGAATACCGCGTGCGCACCCAGGCCTTCGGCGTGGTCTGCGTGCGCGTGCCGCGCCAGCAGGACCACGGCGCCAACGCATTCGAACACGGCGCGGCAGTGCGCGTCGGCTGGGATCACGCCAATGGCCTGGCCATGGCGTTGTAA
- a CDS encoding ABC transporter permease — protein MNAAAHPQTVQPGSALSVEVRPRRSLGRRITLLMLLPSTLWFLLLLLMPLVIILVFSFGERSAVGGYAGGFTLANYLNLGSRAAAFGNTLVLAPLGTLVCLVAAYPLAYFLAVKVSKNRSLLLTLVIVPFWTSFLIRTYAWIFILSGKGIPALLASLGLEDVRLINTPWAVLIGIVYGYLPLMVFPIYVSLEKLDKRLLEASADLGASAFESFRRITLPLSAPGIITGVMLVFILLMGEFLIPAILGGGKVFFVGNALVDLFLQSRNWPFGSALAMTLVAMMLLIIGLYLKLVARYGGRPADGGL, from the coding sequence ATGAATGCCGCCGCCCACCCGCAAACGGTGCAGCCGGGCAGTGCCCTGTCAGTCGAGGTGCGCCCACGGCGCAGCCTCGGCCGGCGGATCACCCTGCTGATGCTCTTGCCTTCGACCCTGTGGTTCCTGCTGCTGTTACTGATGCCGCTGGTGATCATCCTGGTCTTCAGTTTCGGCGAACGCAGCGCCGTGGGCGGGTATGCCGGGGGCTTCACGCTGGCCAACTACCTGAACCTCGGTTCGCGGGCGGCGGCGTTCGGCAACACGCTGGTATTGGCGCCACTGGGCACCCTGGTGTGCCTGGTGGCGGCCTACCCGCTGGCGTACTTCCTCGCCGTCAAGGTCAGCAAAAACCGTTCGCTGCTGCTGACGCTGGTGATCGTGCCGTTCTGGACCAGTTTCCTGATCCGCACCTACGCGTGGATTTTCATCCTCAGCGGCAAGGGCATTCCGGCGTTGCTGGCCAGCCTTGGCCTGGAAGACGTGAGGCTGATCAACACGCCCTGGGCCGTGCTGATCGGCATCGTCTACGGCTACCTGCCGCTGATGGTGTTCCCGATCTACGTCAGCCTGGAAAAACTCGACAAGCGCCTGCTCGAAGCCTCGGCGGACCTGGGCGCCAGTGCCTTCGAAAGCTTTCGCAGAATCACCCTGCCCCTCTCTGCACCGGGGATCATCACCGGGGTGATGCTGGTCTTTATCCTGTTGATGGGTGAGTTCCTGATCCCGGCCATTCTCGGTGGCGGCAAGGTGTTCTTTGTCGGCAACGCGCTGGTCGACCTGTTCCTGCAGTCGCGCAACTGGCCCTTCGGCAGTGCGCTGGCGATGACCCTGGTGGCGATGATGTTGCTGATCATCGGCCTGTATTTGAAGCTCGTGGCGCGCTATGGCGGCCGCCCTGCCGACGGAGGCCTGTGA
- the yghU gene encoding glutathione-dependent disulfide-bond oxidoreductase has translation MSNKPYVPPKVWKNDAPSGGQFASINRPIAGPTHDKALPIGKHPLQLYSLATPNGVKVTILLEELLALGKTGAEYDAWLIRIGEGDQFSSGFVEINPNSKIPALLDRSVEPPIRVFESGSILLYLAEKFGAFLPTDPAGRTETLNWLFWQMGAAPYLGGGFGHFYAYAPEKFEYPINRFAMEAKRQLDVLDRRLAQSPYLAGDRYTIADIAVWPWYGQLVRDNVYSAAEFLSAHEYTHVQRWAEEIANRPAVIRGQRVNRTWGDEASQVPERHQAEDLN, from the coding sequence GTGAGCAATAAGCCCTACGTCCCACCAAAGGTCTGGAAAAACGACGCCCCGTCCGGCGGCCAATTCGCCAGCATCAACCGCCCGATCGCGGGCCCGACCCATGACAAGGCGTTGCCGATCGGCAAGCATCCCCTGCAGCTTTATTCACTGGCCACGCCCAATGGCGTGAAGGTGACCATCCTGCTTGAGGAACTGCTGGCGCTGGGCAAAACCGGCGCCGAGTACGACGCCTGGCTGATCCGCATCGGCGAGGGTGATCAGTTCTCCAGCGGCTTCGTCGAGATCAATCCGAACTCGAAGATTCCGGCACTGCTGGACCGCAGCGTCGAGCCGCCGATCCGTGTCTTCGAGTCCGGTTCGATCCTGCTTTACCTGGCGGAAAAATTCGGCGCCTTCCTGCCCACCGATCCCGCAGGGCGTACCGAAACCCTGAACTGGCTGTTCTGGCAGATGGGTGCGGCGCCCTACCTGGGTGGCGGGTTCGGGCATTTTTACGCCTATGCGCCGGAGAAGTTCGAGTACCCGATCAACCGTTTCGCCATGGAAGCCAAGCGTCAGTTGGACGTCCTTGACCGCCGTCTTGCCCAAAGCCCGTACCTGGCCGGTGACCGCTACACCATCGCCGATATCGCGGTCTGGCCCTGGTACGGCCAGTTGGTACGGGACAACGTGTACTCGGCTGCCGAGTTTTTGTCTGCGCATGAGTACACCCATGTGCAACGCTGGGCCGAGGAGATCGCCAACCGGCCTGCGGTCATTCGGGGCCAGCGTGTCAACCGGACGTGGGGGGACGAGGCGAGCCAGGTGCCTGAACGGCATCAGGCTGAAGATCTGAATTAA
- a CDS encoding RES family NAD+ phosphorylase — protein MAKDPFSSEIHFWRLDPAEYAPTWHLGVGAEKVGGRWNPKGMATVYASLDASTAILEVAVHKDFDALDCKPHRLTQARVLDPSRIHVVRPETIANPNWLVPGTPSRSQQQFGADLLRQHPFVLVPSSVSPHSWNLLMNPQMANGLYELVLQEPFGLDGRLNKPQA, from the coding sequence ATGGCTAAAGACCCCTTCAGCAGTGAGATTCACTTCTGGCGTCTCGACCCTGCCGAGTATGCCCCCACATGGCATTTGGGCGTGGGGGCAGAAAAGGTGGGTGGACGCTGGAACCCTAAAGGCATGGCCACGGTTTATGCGAGCCTGGATGCCTCTACGGCCATTCTCGAGGTGGCGGTGCACAAGGATTTCGACGCGTTGGATTGCAAACCTCATCGCCTGACGCAGGCCCGTGTGCTGGACCCGTCCAGAATTCACGTGGTACGGCCCGAAACCATCGCAAACCCCAATTGGTTGGTACCTGGCACCCCAAGCCGCAGCCAGCAACAGTTCGGTGCCGACCTGCTGCGCCAGCATCCGTTTGTTTTGGTGCCATCGAGCGTGTCGCCGCATAGCTGGAATTTGCTGATGAACCCGCAAATGGCCAATGGTTTGTACGAGCTGGTGTTGCAAGAGCCTTTTGGTCTGGATGGTCGGCTAAATAAGCCTCAAGCCTGA
- a CDS encoding metallophosphoesterase: MRIALLSDVHLSVNAIPFPVVDADIVVLAGDIARPAAAIEWAKACPAPIVYVAGNHEFYGSDLTSTCEQLKRLSQGTGIHVLERSEYVHDGVRFLGCTLWSDYRLFDDAQDRAQGVDLATALIRDFSHIKISPDFPDLFTPAISQLMFLQTVAWLDECFSRDSALPTVVVSHFAPTRSSISPAFANSPINSSFVSDLEQRIKDWQPALWLHGHTHGSFDYRVGNTRVICNARGYAKNGINENPDFDDACVIELDT; this comes from the coding sequence ATGCGCATTGCTTTGCTGTCCGATGTCCACTTGTCCGTCAACGCGATCCCTTTTCCCGTCGTGGATGCCGATATTGTCGTGCTCGCCGGAGACATCGCCCGGCCGGCCGCCGCCATCGAGTGGGCCAAAGCCTGTCCTGCTCCGATCGTGTACGTCGCCGGCAATCATGAGTTTTATGGCAGCGACCTGACCTCCACCTGCGAGCAGTTGAAACGGTTGTCCCAAGGCACAGGGATTCACGTATTGGAGCGCTCGGAGTATGTCCACGACGGCGTACGGTTTTTGGGCTGCACCTTGTGGTCTGACTATCGTTTGTTCGATGACGCACAGGACCGGGCCCAGGGCGTAGACCTGGCGACGGCGCTCATCCGGGACTTCAGCCACATCAAAATCTCCCCCGATTTTCCGGACCTGTTCACGCCGGCCATCTCCCAGTTGATGTTCCTGCAGACCGTCGCCTGGCTGGATGAATGCTTCAGCCGCGACAGCGCCCTTCCCACGGTGGTGGTTTCCCATTTCGCGCCGACACGCTCGAGCATCAGCCCGGCCTTCGCGAATTCACCGATCAATTCGAGTTTTGTTTCAGACCTCGAACAGCGGATCAAGGACTGGCAGCCGGCGCTTTGGTTGCATGGCCACACCCACGGGAGCTTTGATTATCGGGTGGGCAACACCCGCGTCATTTGCAATGCCCGGGGCTACGCAAAAAATGGCATCAATGAAAACCCGGACTTTGATGATGCCTGTGTGATTGAGCTGGATACCTGA